Part of the Salarias fasciatus chromosome 23 unlocalized genomic scaffold, fSalaFa1.1 super_scaffold_20, whole genome shotgun sequence genome, ATATAACAAAACATAAATGGAAGATTTCAGCTTTTCAAGTCAAGCAGCAGGTAACGTCTGGAGCTCATTTGGccttttttcagtgtgatacgTTCATTTGTCATGATTTTTTAATAAACCATAATAGAAGAAACACAAGCAGATGATAACACTAGTAATTTTTGgcataaaaaacacattttacatcaGAAATTTTTGAAATGGTGTAAAAATCAGGCACAAGAATATTTCCAGGGTAACTATTCAACACAAGAAAGCAGGACTTCGACACCTTGTGAGGAAATAcaaacatgtcatttttaaaGCAGGAGCtcccaaaaagaagaaaacaaaaaggtttCAAAATGTCTCCAGGATTACAGTTTCGGTTTGATTCGTCgatttttcctctttatttaaaAGCATCTGGACTGAGATGTCTgtgaaacctgttttttttttttttctttctacctGCATGGCTTTCAAGGTGGCACCAAGACTCCTTTTTAAATTCATGGGTTTCATCCTACAGTTgcaatctgcttcttcttttttttcttttttttcatctactGAGATTTCTGCAGGGAAGTGGGATTTTTACACTCaatacccatccatccatccctgttACCACGGCATGCTCCTGCTCCCACACTGCTtaatggaagagagagagagagagagagagagagagagagagagagagagagagagagagagagagagagagaggaagtgtgCAGGTATTTAAAGCTGCAATGCATTTTCAAGATTTGCACAGTGCCTGTGAGATAActcctcttttttcctctcacttGTGAGTCGTTACGTACAAACGCGCAACCCCACAAACTGCTTTACCGGCTTTAAAATATGGCAGTTTCTCCGTCTTGGCTCGGATTACCTGAGTGATTGAAGAATTCCCCGCAACACTCGTCCTCGCAGTCAAAATGCAGATATTAAAGCTGGCTGCCTGAGTCcattgactgtgtgtttttaatggcctgtgcgcgcgtgtgtgtgtgtgtgtgtgtgtgtgtgtgtgtgtgtgtgtgtgtgtgtgtgtgtgtgtgtgtgtgtgtgggcgctgTAATAAGATTTTTGCTGGTAAAGACTTGGTGACAAATTGGTCATGTCTGGGTGACCACGTGTGGACGACAACGGCGTGGCCGCGGCTACACACTcgcacgctgacacacacacgtccgGGGGAGGTGGGACACTGGCGTTTGCTTGACAGCTTTGATCAGAGCTGACTGATTGGACGACGGTGGGGTGAAGGGttgtgccccccctccccctcctcccccctgttTGTTAACACAAACCCTGTTGCAAACCATATCTGACAACGCGTTATTGACCATCCCAACGACAAGGATCAATGCGTGTTGATTGTGCAGAAATTGCAAGACTGCACACCTGCAGGCTTCACATTATatataaatgtacatttaaaacacttaaaaatgtaaatttaagcCATGCATCATCGTGTTGTGTTATTTGATgttttagaggaaaaaaaaggccttcAGCAGGTTGCTGCAAATTTGCACCAACATTTATCTCCCATTCTGAACCATCACAACATTTCTCTGTGAATTTACTGCCATCTGCTGGCTGTTGCATGCAAGTGCAAAAATGCCAGTCAAAATCGGCAATGCCTTTCCAGACTACTGAATCCAAAATCTGCATTGTACCTGTGCTAAGTCGAATCATTGTGCAATCTCAcattgttgattttgttttgatctGAGAATGCGTCTCATTCTCACTTCTACTGTGAATAAGAGCATTTTCTTGAGTTTACCGAACATGAATCTCACAGAACACAGCTGGAAGAAGAAAAGTAGGTTTAAAGTTACATCAGAGTGTGTCGAGCTGTTCTGCTTTGAAGCACTTTGACACAATACCTCAGCCATTGGTTGGCAGGTTGGTTTTTAGTTAATATGTAACTTGGGCTCTATAAAGAGATACAGTGCTGCACTGTCAAGTTATTCAAACCTCTGGAAGGCAGGAAAACATGGCTGTGAGGCTCTTCGAAGGGAAAGATCATGCAGTGGCCTATCTGCAGTACCGAGTGATGCCCCAGGAGCTGATCAGCGTCGTTATGGGCTTCATGGAAAAAAGGGTAGGTGCTTTATTTAGTTGAGGCCATCAGCCTGCAGAAACATACTTCCACATCTATCTTTGCATTCTGACTGTGTCCAGTTCTTTCTAGACGAAGAGTTTCCACCTTGCAGTAGACGTTGGCTGCGGTTCAGGTCAAGGGACGGCCCTCCTAGCTCCGTTCTTCACCAAGGTGATTGGAACAGACGTCAGCCCTGCCCAGCTGGAGATGGTGCCCACCAATAGCAGCCCTCCCAATGTTTCATACAGGTGAGACAAAGGAGAAGATGGTCAGGCTGTAAATCAGCCCGACCAAAGGGTGCTATAATGGAACAACTGATAGTAGCACATTGTGGTTTGATAAGTTTTTAGTCCCAGTCTTTATTGCTCCATCGGTCTGTCAGTGTTCCAAAACTACTTTTCAAACTGACTTTGGACCATTTTTTTTCGCCGAGCTGTGAGTAATGGTGTTATCAATCGCTCCCTCAGCTTTTAATCTCTATGGTTTGAAGTTAAATTACAAGTTCACAGCAggggggattaaaaaaaagtcaaaccaTCTCAGCTGTAATTCCTTTGGAGCAGACAGTGTCCAGCCGAGGAGCTGCCCTTCGAGTCCGGGGAGGTGGACCTGGTGACGGCCATGACGGCGGCCCACTGGTTCGACCGCGAGCGCTTCCTGCAGGAAGCTTACCGGGTGCTGAGGCCGGGAGGCTGCCTGGCCCTACTCAGCTACACCATGGACATGGAGCTGGAGTACGGGGACGTCTCCGACGCCCTCAACGACATCTGCAAAGAGGTATCGAGTACTTCTGATATATGGTGTCCCCAAGTTCTCTTCTGTTGGCAGCTGCTGTAAAATCTGTGCTTATAgtggttttcattttcaagtttCAAGTCAGAAACAGACTGTTTCGTTGGTATACAGTAGGATATTTCTACTGTCAGCATCTGCAATATTAGGTCAATTGTTGTAATTTAGTGTAAGGATTCAGTCCCACAAGTCAAAACATCTTGAATTTTCTTTATTGTCTTTGACACATCAACGTTTGCAGTAGAAGACCAACACAgtcaagcagtagtgaaagtgacagttTAAAACTTGAGAATAAGATCAGCaaataaactgtttttgtgTGATACAGAAACATGTCAGACTCAAGAAGTAATGTCAGAATCAATGTGTAGAAATTCAGCTaattttttctcttcccaagtgTTGACAAGATCTCCATTTCTCTCATTAGTTCTACGCCATTCTGTTTCCATACCGAAACCCCCACATCGGAACGAACTCCGTGAAGATCTACACAGACATGTTCGACTCCTGTCCTTACCCCGACAAAGAGTGGTGAGTTCCCGTCCAGGACGTCGCCGTTCCACATCTCGTCTCCGTCCTGATTATCCCTTCACCTCGTTCCAGGAACCAATGTTTCCGCATTAAGAGGACCGTGACGCTGAACGGCTTCATCGGCATGGTGGAGACCTTCTCCAACTACCAGAAGTTCAAACAAAAGGACTCTGCCGAGGCCGAGCGGCTCTCCTCCAACTTCCGAGACAAGTGAGATATTAACCTCCGGCTTCCTCCGCGAGTCCAGCCATTAACTCTCTTCGGCGAGGTCTCACCTGATCCCCTTAATCGGCGACCAAATTCATTCATCATTATCAGAAACTGCTGAAATTCATCTTTGAATCCTGTCACAGACGTGGGCATTAATCAGAAAAGCCAAACACTGCTTGACTAAGCTTAACTGTTACTGCTTTGATAATACAGCCACCATTAatccccccaacacacacacacgcgcacacacacacacacacacacacacacacacacacacacacacccctttaGCAGTGACAGGACAGAAGAGCCCAGCAAGCACTATATATATTGAGAAGTGCTGAGACGTAACTTTtacatgaaaggaaaaaaaaaaaaagaaaagaaagtatGACATTGTATTTAATTACGATCACAGTTTGGGAAGATTTACGCACAGTTCTCGGGAAAGTCGGACCTGCTCCTCACCTGAGGCTGCGCTTCATTGACTGCCTCACGTTTAACTAGCTAATAACTCAAGTGGGTTTGATTTAGTCATCACCGTATTTCAGATCTCCTTAAATCTTCCCGTCTCTTCTTCCCCGCCTCTTTTAGGTTGATGTCCGCCATGAAGGCGTCGTCTCCGGACGCGGAAGTTACAATGATTGTGAAGTACTTCTACTGGCTGGCACGGAAACCGTGATTCTGTTctgctatagagcatcttccgtGATTCTGTCATGCATCCTAAATCCAGTTCTGATCAAGTCCACAAGTATTTGTGAGAAGTTAATCTATTTTTAAAGCGTATGTAAACAATTACAGCAGATGTTGTGCATTTTGAATGCTTGCAGATGCCTTTAATAGGAATTAAATATCTATGAAACACcaaacacaatttttttctcttcacttgtGACGATCACTCATGCAGTTCAGCTGTTTCTTCCCTTTCTTCTGTTATTTATGCGCTCGCAGATTGTTTAGGGCCGTGAGAACAGATGGTAATTAACATGCACGGCCTCCAAGATCCCTTGAATCTCAATGACTTTTATgaccctggaaaaaaaaaaagcagaacgcGTGTCTTTTAATGATCTGAGTCCGTCCCTCCGGGTCTCGACCCCTATAGCACTCCCTCCGTTCGCTTGCTCCTCCACACCACCAGCGCCGTCATGACCAGGGTGATGAGCACCGGCACGGCGATGAACGGGGCGAGGACGGCCACCGGCGGGTCGTGGAGCAGGCGGCCGGTCAGGGCGCAGTCGTGgaagtagagccggtggacctGCATGAAGAAGTGGTCCACGATGTGGTTGGGCCAGAAGCAGTCCATCCTCAGGGCCACTTGGTAGGTGCAGTTTGTAAGTCCCCCGTAGATCCTGCAGAGGGCGACAACGCATAAGGTAAAGCCAAAATCAGACTTCAAAACTTCTAGCTCCTTGTTGAGATTTACAGATTTTTTGGGACATATCCTTGAGAGGTGTTTGAGGCACCCTTTGTGAATGGGAACAGATGAGAGGATTCCCAgtggtgtggggtgtgtgtgtgtgtgtggggggcaAACAAATGGTCTGGAATTACCCGTTGGGGCTTAACAGACTCTAAATATAACTGCAGGCGGGGAAATAGAGACGCATACCGACGGTGTAGGAAAGATTCTGCCAAGTGAGCAGGTCGGGTCGCTCTCAACATCTAAGATCTTCGTAAGATTTCCTTTCAGGCAGTTGGGTTTTGAGTCATGATGAAACTACATGATCATCTGGAAAGCAACATTTTCAACACGGCACACTCTCTTTAGTTGGACACATATCAGTTTTTCCATGACTTATTTCAATACAGTGCTCCATGTACCATTCGCAATCTGTCCTAGAACCTTGAACTCAAAGTATTACCATGTTTGAAAGGCATTTTGGATACGAACGTAGCTGTGGTTACATGTCAGCATTTGAGCGTGCATTGAATTACAAATGCTTGAATTAATACTGGGAACTGATAATGTGGTGCTCATAATGATCTGGATTAGGCGCTTCCACAATGTGCAGAGAGGAAATGAAGGATTTCCCATTCTGAGATAAGATTCAAGTGTTTTTAAACCCCAGAgcaatgatttcttttttttttttttcatgagtttgAGAAATGTGAGAGTGGTAAATCATCCAAACCCTTTCTGTTAGTAAAAACTTAAATATAACCTGTTATTTTGGATAGATTGTAAGAATTACAGGTGTCTAGTggatttgttctcacacacagaaGCTCTTATAAGAGGAATCGAAAGAGGTTGAACACCTATTACAAAAGTTTGACCCCCATACatcactctgacacagcaaataaaaaaggTTAGCATGTCTTCCATCCAGTTGTTTCTCAGAACATCTCTTGTTTCCTGCGAATCCAAGCgattatttgttttccttccgAAACGATTCCACTTGGCACCAAATTGACCAAGTGAACCACAGTTTTAACAACGTGTTTGGACGGAAAAATCATCCTTTTGATTATTCGTCTGGAAGTGCTCATGGTCTCTGGGTATTGATCGACAATTATGCCTCAGTTATTGGGAATAAATAGAATCTAGAGGAGCGTTTGGTGACTTTTCTCAAAGTCAAAGAGAAAGAGGTTTGGAGTTCACGGTCGAGTGTACAGAACGGAGCAGTGACACAACTTTTACTGTCACTAAAGTCCCCTGCATCCACAAACAagtcttcctttttttttttcttttttccaatttcCTGCTCGAGTTATTTATCTGTTATATATCCAGCTCTCCTCCGAGACTCAATGGTGGCATCAAACATCGGTGCCCGGGGTTTTGAAAAACCCTGTTTTATTATGAGctacaacagcaaaaaaaaaaaaaaaaaaaaaagctactctGCCAATTATGAGCTGGACCGAGAGAGGACGGCGAGCCAGCGGGGAAATCACGCTGTTTTGACAGTCGCTCCTCCGCTGGGTTCTTCTCATGTCTGACTCATAATCCTCCAAACTCTGAGTGTTTGGGAGAAGACGGCTgtaattttgaaattaaaaaaaaaaaaaggaagttaaTTGGGTTGCATCTGACAGCCAACAAAAATGGCACATAACatacagattatagagcatcctcctcccattaacatccagattatagagcatcttccttccactgacgtccagattatagagagTCTTCCTCTCAGTAAattccagattatagagcatctttctccctctaacatccagattatagagcatcttccttccactgacgtccagattatagagcatcttcctccctctaacatccagattatagagcatcttccttccactgacgtccagattatagagcatcttccttccactgacgtccagattatagagcatcttcctccctctaacatccagattatagagcatcctcctcctgtTAACATCCAgaatatagagcatctttcttcctctaacatccagattatagagcgtcttccttcCACtgacgtccagattatagagcatcttcctccctctaacatccagattatagagcgtcttccttcCACtgacgtccagattatagagcatcttcctccctctaacatccagattatagagcatcttcctccctctaacatccagattatagagtgTCTTCCTTCCACtgacgtccagattatagagcgtcttcctccctctaacatccacatTATTGAGCATCTGCCTCCACTAACATATAATTTCAGCTGACATCCAGAatacagagcatcttcccccaCTTGGACTCAgaatatagagcatcttcccccacTTGGACTCAGAATATAGAGCATCTTCGCCCACTCGGACTCAAatttttagagcatcttcctccagtaaGATCCACATTATGTTGCATCTGTCTCCATGTAATTTCAGCTGACATCCACATTATGAAGGATGTTCCGTCTCCCAGCGGCCGAACTTACTCCTGTGTGTCCATCCAGCTGCACCACAGTCCTGGATCCACTCCCTCCATGTCAAATCTGAACTTAGCCAAGCAGAAATCGCTGATGATCCTCTCGTAGAGTCCTCTGTTGCAGCCGGACACGGATGGAAAGACTTGAGCTATAGGcaagaaaacacagatggaagtgaggaaaaaaaacacatatatacCATATAGTCAGTGTTTATCGTTTCTTCAGCATTTAGGAATATATTGGTGCAACAAACAAGGTCATGTCCTGGCAATAGTTATTCCTGCCGGGCTGTTTCTTCCCTATTAGGCTGTTAGTTTCACGaagaaaagattttaatttGCAGTCAGAGCCCCATTCCCATTTGTTTACTTCAGAGATGTGTATAAACAGGCTCTTAACGTGGAGGCAGACCGCGGCCGTCCCACAGGACCCCGGGCTGAATGTAATACCGCCGAGCGGTGCAgtaggagaggagaggagagggaggcttAAGCCGGTGGAGAGGAGCCCGTGTGGACACGAGCAGGTTGTTGTGAGGAGAAACACGGTGGATCTTGGTCTGGACCGGCCTGATAAGGCCCGTTATGTTGACTTTTCACTGTCTGGGCTTTAAAAGGGGctttgaaagagagagatgttgtatgaaaaaaaaaaagcaaaaaaaaacgcagaaccaggctcagaggtggagaaaactGTAGAAACAGAGTCAGAAgcagagactttctgcagaaccagagtaaGAGGCGGACACTTCCTGTAGAACTAAACTCagagttgaagaaaaaaaaactgcagaaccagacttgAAAGTAGAGaaaactgcagaaccaggctcagaagtGGAGAGTTTCTGTAAAACCAGTGTTGGAAGTGTATATCTCCTAAGGAACCACTTTTAGAAGTGGACaaaactgcagaaccaggctcaaaagtagaaaaaaactgcaaaaccaGAGTCAGATGTACAGAAAATGGCAGAACCAGAGAGACAAGTGGAGACTTGGTGCAGAAAAACCAGACTCAAATGTACAGAAAActacagaaccaggctcagaaatGGACAAAACTACAGGACCAGAGTCAGaagtggagactttctgcagaaccagagtcagaggtggaggaaactatagaaccagactcagataGTGATACTTTctacagaaccagactcagaagtAGGGACTTtatgcagaaccagagtcagaagTAGAAagttctgcagaaccaggctcacaagtggggacttcctgcagaaccagattcagAATTGGACAAAACAGCAGAACCAGGTGCAGAAGGGGAGAAAACTGCATAACCAGAGTCAGaagtggagactttctgcagtaGCAGAGTCAGAAGTTGAaatttctgcagaaccaggctcagaagtGGAGATTTTCTGCAGATACTTCCTGAGGAACCACATTCAGAAGTGGACaaaactgcagaaccaggctcaaaaatagaaaaaaactgcaaaaaccaGAGTCAGAAGTGGAGACTCGgtgcaggagaaccagactcagctgtacagaaaacggcagaaccaggctcaggagtggagactttctgcagaaccagagtcttAAGTGTAaatttctgcagaaccaggctcacagAATCTTTCCACATGCACGATGCATTCGCTTGTTTATCACCCAGCGAGTCGGATCGCTGTTCTGCCTGTTTGTGGCTTCTGCTGTGAAAATCTGACACTCAAAGTCGGCTTTTAAccgttttttttggggggttttttccAGGAAGGAAAATCAAGGCGCACCGTGACAGATCCCCGAGCTCTCCTAACTCGCAGgttgctgctctgctgactcGCTGCTTTCCAGTCCGTTCGTGTTCAGAGGGGAGGGGAAGCAGCCATCAGTGGAGGAATCACAAATTCAGCCCGCAGTTCTCGGACTCGATATTTATGGATTTTGAAAAGCCTTGTGAGTGTGAGATGATAGCGGCAGGGGCGAGGCGGAAGCTGACACATTTAAATGTCCTGTGCCTACATTAATATGTTTCTCCACACTTCTTCTCCCTGACAGCTGCGCTGTGAGTCGTGCTCGTGCCCCAGTCGGACTTTTACGCTTCAATAAAGCTGCTGCAAAAGAGAGTGATGTTGCATGGAGTTGATCCTTCACAccagtgagggggggggggacgaacATGTGGAACCCAGCCTGCAACAGGTGTCTTATGGGAAAATGTTGCTCATTTCAACCCAAATTAGATTAAAGATCCTCAAATTTAACCATTTTCcaaatgtatttgtgtgttttggttaaTTTTTCATGCAGGAACTAAGAGAAAAACTCAGTGTTTTCTATTGTTTGGTGTAAGAGGTGGATGGAATCTGAATTATTTGGACTTAGAAAGCCAGATTATGCACATTTAGATCTAAAatatgtggaaatgaaaagagaaatgtgacaaaaattACTGTAGATAAGTGACTTTTCCACTTAAATCCTAAAAAATCC contains:
- the LOC115384017 gene encoding putative methyltransferase DDB_G0268948; this encodes MAVRLFEGKDHAVAYLQYRVMPQELISVVMGFMEKRTKSFHLAVDVGCGSGQGTALLAPFFTKVIGTDVSPAQLEMVPTNSSPPNVSYRQCPAEELPFESGEVDLVTAMTAAHWFDRERFLQEAYRVLRPGGCLALLSYTMDMELEYGDVSDALNDICKEFYAILFPYRNPHIGTNSVKIYTDMFDSCPYPDKEWNQCFRIKRTVTLNGFIGMVETFSNYQKFKQKDSAEAERLSSNFRDKLMSAMKASSPDAEVTMIVKYFYWLARKP
- the LOC115384018 gene encoding receptor activity-modifying protein 1-like; translated protein: MAPERASLLLLLMAAQVFPSVSGCNRGLYERIISDFCLAKFRFDMEGVDPGLWCSWMDTQEIYGGLTNCTYQVALRMDCFWPNHIVDHFFMQVHRLYFHDCALTGRLLHDPPVAVLAPFIAVPVLITLVMTALVVWRSKRTEGVL